A stretch of the Acidilobus sp. 7A genome encodes the following:
- a CDS encoding M28 family peptidase, producing the protein MAKAAEEVVRAVASGVSDHRAMRVLASLTAYNRVQGTIDLVDAAKHVQEVLLEEAGDSLEVELVKFGGTNVPDWVPSPTGWAVHRAYVKAEGGGELTLEAHPTLVAAHSPPSGGEVSGEPLMVDREWWRPESYSNAKGKVVVSPGDPYIVYRLASEAGAAAVALYSESAPPEAVPYKSLFLSRTEAANSTVPAVSIPRGLVEALRAGRRLSLLVDSDVRRDPGFPIVVAWVGDKDGKGPAAMAHICHPTPGANDNGSGSAALTEAAIALSRLIDSGALEQPPWTVRFIWVPEYTGSSVALTKTVKGQVTQLLNFDMVGAEPGGGNGPLRVVASSLSALGQADAALMEASRLASELLGFDSLRLVPYDGGSDHDVASALGIPSAMLNGWPDVNYHTDLDDLDSVSRRMLRLSSAIAASSIYLLSASPPDPAGFRGELLSSVVRGHLLRGDPTAAALARSFMARALGIEGSQGAPEGWPPKADVTVKSRPPMIEGPRVIARRSLDAALRVAQLLAESGPGAATVYLREGMFLAIPERTLGEVASLLAAEYGTGSVSVDRLLELFNLLADIKMVELG; encoded by the coding sequence GTGGCCAAGGCTGCCGAGGAAGTGGTGAGGGCTGTCGCCTCAGGGGTGAGCGACCACAGGGCCATGAGGGTCCTGGCGTCTCTCACGGCCTACAACAGGGTGCAGGGCACCATAGATCTCGTCGACGCCGCAAAGCACGTCCAGGAGGTGCTCCTTGAGGAGGCCGGGGACTCGCTTGAGGTGGAGCTGGTGAAGTTCGGGGGCACTAACGTGCCTGACTGGGTGCCCTCCCCTACTGGGTGGGCGGTGCACAGGGCCTACGTGAAGGCTGAGGGCGGCGGTGAGCTAACGCTTGAGGCCCACCCAACGCTTGTGGCCGCCCACTCGCCGCCCAGCGGCGGCGAGGTGAGCGGGGAGCCACTCATGGTTGACAGGGAGTGGTGGAGGCCCGAGTCGTACTCAAACGCTAAGGGCAAGGTAGTAGTGAGCCCCGGCGACCCCTACATAGTCTACAGGCTGGCCAGCGAGGCGGGGGCCGCCGCGGTTGCCCTCTACAGCGAGTCAGCCCCTCCTGAGGCCGTGCCTTACAAGAGCCTCTTCCTGAGCAGGACGGAGGCTGCTAACAGCACGGTGCCAGCGGTCTCAATCCCAAGGGGCCTCGTGGAGGCCCTCCGCGCCGGCAGGAGGCTGAGCCTGCTCGTGGACTCCGACGTCAGGAGGGACCCCGGGTTCCCGATAGTCGTCGCATGGGTCGGCGACAAGGACGGGAAGGGCCCAGCGGCTATGGCCCACATATGTCACCCGACGCCGGGGGCCAACGACAACGGGAGCGGCTCGGCGGCGCTCACAGAGGCCGCAATAGCGCTCTCGAGGCTGATAGACTCCGGCGCCCTGGAGCAGCCCCCCTGGACCGTGCGCTTCATCTGGGTGCCCGAGTACACGGGCAGCTCCGTGGCCCTCACCAAGACTGTGAAGGGGCAGGTGACCCAGCTCCTCAACTTCGACATGGTTGGGGCTGAGCCCGGCGGCGGGAACGGCCCGCTGAGGGTGGTGGCGAGCAGCCTCTCAGCCCTCGGCCAGGCAGACGCCGCCCTCATGGAGGCCTCCCGGCTGGCCTCGGAGCTCCTCGGCTTCGACTCCCTCAGGCTGGTGCCCTACGATGGCGGCAGCGACCACGACGTGGCCTCAGCGCTCGGCATACCCTCAGCCATGCTCAACGGCTGGCCCGACGTCAACTACCACACTGACCTGGACGACCTCGACTCCGTGTCAAGGCGCATGCTTAGGCTGTCCTCTGCCATAGCCGCCTCCTCAATTTACCTGCTCTCCGCCTCGCCCCCGGACCCGGCAGGCTTCAGGGGCGAGCTGCTCTCGTCGGTGGTCAGAGGGCACCTGCTCAGGGGCGACCCGACCGCTGCGGCCCTCGCCAGGAGCTTTATGGCCAGGGCCCTGGGCATTGAGGGGTCCCAGGGGGCCCCCGAGGGGTGGCCGCCGAAGGCTGACGTGACAGTAAAGTCAAGGCCGCCCATGATAGAGGGCCCCAGGGTCATAGCCAGGAGGTCCCTTGACGCCGCCCTGAGGGTGGCGCAGCTCCTGGCTGAGAGCGGGCCAGGTGCCGCCACGGTTTACCTCAGGGAGGGCATGTTCTTGGCTATCCCGGAGAGGACGCTCGGCGAGGTGGCCTCGCTGCTGGCCGCCGAGTACGGCACGGGCTCAGTCTCCGTTGATAGGCTGTTAGAGCTCTTCAACCTGCTGGCCGACATAAAGATGGTGGAGCTTGGCTGA
- a CDS encoding enoyl-CoA hydratase/isomerase family protein codes for MVIRVERTEHTSWVIVDRQESGNALGYADLQELMRVMSEECSSSSTAAVAITGAGEKFFITGIDLRESADAQNEEDAWRLMYDGLGGFCRAAFSCRKPVIAAINGYALGAGFEVLYAADLAYAVRWAKFGLPPVRYGMVPPASSTIGMLLGPSKLISYLVLTGDYIGAEEAERAGIINGVVDSVEELRRKVEEVSAKIAMAEPRALAEARALMAEAKMQALSDKGVRTLAALTARPVVRERILQFLEGRRRKGSA; via the coding sequence ATGGTCATAAGGGTCGAGAGGACCGAGCACACATCCTGGGTCATAGTGGACAGGCAGGAGTCGGGCAACGCACTGGGCTACGCGGACCTCCAGGAGCTCATGAGGGTCATGTCAGAGGAGTGCTCGAGCAGCTCAACAGCTGCAGTTGCAATAACGGGCGCGGGGGAGAAGTTCTTCATAACCGGCATAGACCTCAGGGAGTCGGCGGACGCCCAGAACGAGGAGGACGCCTGGAGGCTCATGTACGACGGCCTCGGGGGCTTCTGCAGGGCCGCCTTCAGCTGCAGGAAGCCCGTCATAGCTGCCATCAACGGCTACGCCCTGGGCGCGGGCTTCGAGGTCCTCTACGCCGCGGACCTCGCTTACGCCGTCAGGTGGGCCAAGTTCGGCCTGCCCCCCGTACGCTACGGCATGGTGCCCCCCGCCTCCTCAACAATAGGCATGCTCCTTGGCCCCTCCAAGCTGATATCCTACCTAGTGCTCACAGGCGACTACATAGGCGCGGAGGAGGCCGAGAGGGCGGGCATAATAAACGGCGTCGTTGACAGCGTCGAGGAGCTGAGGAGGAAGGTTGAGGAGGTGTCAGCGAAGATAGCCATGGCCGAGCCCAGGGCCCTCGCGGAGGCCAGGGCGCTGATGGCCGAGGCCAAGATGCAGGCGCTCAGCGACAAGGGCGTGAGGACGCTGGCCGCCCTCACCGCGAGGCCAGTTGTGAGGGAGAGAATCCTTCAGTTCCTGGAGGGCAGGAGGAGGAAGGGGAGCGCCTAG
- the upp gene encoding uracil phosphoribosyltransferase: MERVRVLGEELPYARWLLLKLRDRRTDPPAFRLYMREAGRLLAIMASRELEWTKEAVTTPLGVQAEELELASQPLLVGILGAALPLLEGFSDVYPQARVGLVAARRVEERDGVRVELYYRRLPRVHGGVAVVVDPMLATGKTVDRVINEVKSLGSGKVIVGSVIASRQGLAYITSRHPDVTVYTLAVDPELNASFFIVPGLGDAGDRGLGVTPG; the protein is encoded by the coding sequence TTGGAGCGCGTCCGAGTGCTTGGCGAGGAGCTGCCCTACGCTAGGTGGCTGCTCCTCAAGCTGAGGGACAGGAGGACGGACCCGCCCGCCTTCAGGCTCTACATGAGGGAGGCCGGCAGGCTACTGGCAATAATGGCCTCAAGGGAGCTGGAGTGGACCAAGGAGGCTGTGACCACGCCCCTGGGCGTCCAGGCCGAGGAGCTTGAGCTGGCCTCGCAGCCCCTGCTCGTTGGCATTCTGGGCGCCGCCCTCCCCCTGCTCGAGGGCTTCTCAGACGTATACCCACAGGCCCGGGTAGGCCTCGTGGCGGCCAGGAGGGTGGAGGAGAGGGACGGCGTCAGGGTGGAGCTCTACTACAGGAGGCTGCCCAGGGTGCACGGAGGGGTCGCGGTAGTCGTTGACCCTATGCTGGCGACGGGAAAGACCGTGGACAGGGTGATAAACGAGGTCAAGTCGCTAGGCTCCGGCAAGGTTATAGTGGGATCAGTCATAGCCTCAAGGCAGGGGCTGGCCTACATAACATCAAGGCACCCTGACGTCACAGTGTACACGCTGGCCGTCGACCCAGAGCTGAACGCCTCCTTCTTCATAGTGCCCGGCCTGGGGGACGCCGGGGACAGGGGCCTGGGCGTGACGCCGGGCTAG
- a CDS encoding V-type ATPase subunit, producing the protein MPGSADYARLVPVLRYMKSRMLGPKLKEIAPPLSEAVMALRESLYSRAAEAKDPESLERALAAVYFSNLEEVYRLAPAEARGLINAFGRLRELEDLMTVARALAEGQPPPRWLPSMEWGLSSTAHVLQELEASASLSRLQEAVRDRDLKRAVAMALEAYTDLRQPEVFTFLSLLGGSLVLRGALAAVGGPEAKDVERIMCPLVEERAALGLLEAWALRLNPKTFARAVEGPKVCGVDWALLAAAYERGLEGEVTGLVMDVSPALRYVKLEGRSVKELMASARRSARLAAHRASLAAFEGYPFTPALVAAALTLLTLEVDSVRALVGGIMLNLTQEELEQAVI; encoded by the coding sequence TTGCCAGGGTCTGCCGACTACGCCCGCCTGGTCCCCGTGCTCAGGTACATGAAGTCAAGGATGCTGGGGCCTAAGCTGAAGGAGATAGCCCCTCCCCTCAGCGAGGCCGTCATGGCGCTGAGGGAAAGCCTGTACTCGCGGGCCGCGGAGGCCAAGGACCCTGAGTCGCTCGAGAGGGCGCTCGCCGCGGTCTACTTCTCAAACCTTGAGGAGGTCTACAGGCTGGCCCCAGCTGAGGCAAGGGGGCTCATAAACGCCTTCGGGAGGCTCAGGGAGCTCGAGGACCTTATGACTGTGGCCAGGGCTCTCGCCGAGGGCCAGCCCCCGCCCAGGTGGCTGCCCTCAATGGAGTGGGGGCTCAGCTCCACCGCCCACGTGCTGCAGGAGCTTGAGGCGTCGGCGAGCCTCTCAAGGCTTCAGGAGGCGGTGAGGGACAGGGACCTTAAGAGGGCAGTAGCCATGGCGTTGGAGGCCTATACGGATCTCAGGCAGCCTGAGGTCTTCACCTTCCTCTCGCTGCTCGGCGGCTCCCTCGTGCTCAGGGGGGCCCTTGCGGCCGTAGGCGGCCCTGAGGCAAAGGACGTGGAGAGGATCATGTGCCCCCTGGTGGAGGAGAGGGCGGCCCTTGGGCTCCTGGAGGCCTGGGCACTAAGGCTGAACCCCAAGACCTTTGCTAGGGCGGTGGAGGGGCCGAAGGTCTGCGGCGTTGACTGGGCCCTCCTGGCGGCGGCGTACGAGAGGGGCCTCGAGGGCGAGGTCACAGGACTGGTCATGGACGTCTCCCCGGCCCTGAGGTACGTCAAGCTTGAGGGCAGGAGCGTTAAGGAGCTCATGGCCTCAGCCAGGAGGTCAGCGAGGCTAGCCGCCCACAGGGCCTCCCTCGCGGCCTTCGAGGGCTACCCCTTCACGCCTGCCCTTGTGGCTGCTGCACTGACGCTCCTGACGCTTGAGGTTGACAGCGTTAGGGCCCTGGTCGGCGGCATAATGCTGAACCTGACGCAGGAGGAGCTTGAGCAAGCCGTTATTTAG
- a CDS encoding methyltransferase domain-containing protein gives MSGLEGELWDLIVNDIQMLSTKGCYEPVSDAISLYLARRLRLLAAALIGYGRDPPSTILDAGCGPGTSTKVLRTLYPRARIVAMDPGTLNLRRAALAAGDGTGPVRGVFEGMPFRQGAFDGAVAMFSFRDAANYLGALDEFSRVLADDGRLAMVDLYRPESPLELGLSLFHFRYVGPAIGLAMGCGKDGLKFGDIHRTVLSMMTPSQLIREASRRFREVSFRPTPFLVGILYAEGPRRAFTHGATNPHH, from the coding sequence ATGTCAGGCCTTGAGGGCGAGCTGTGGGACCTCATAGTTAATGACATACAGATGCTCTCAACCAAGGGCTGCTACGAGCCCGTGAGCGACGCCATAAGCCTCTACCTCGCCAGGAGGCTGAGGCTCCTGGCCGCGGCCTTGATAGGGTACGGCAGGGACCCCCCGTCTACAATACTTGACGCGGGCTGCGGCCCCGGCACCTCAACTAAGGTGCTGAGGACCCTCTACCCCAGGGCCAGGATAGTTGCCATGGACCCGGGCACCCTGAACCTCAGGAGGGCCGCGCTGGCTGCGGGCGACGGCACCGGGCCCGTGAGGGGGGTCTTTGAGGGCATGCCGTTCAGACAGGGGGCCTTCGACGGCGCGGTTGCTATGTTCTCCTTCAGGGACGCCGCCAACTACCTTGGGGCCCTAGACGAGTTCTCAAGGGTGTTGGCTGACGATGGGAGGCTCGCTATGGTCGACCTCTACAGGCCCGAGAGCCCCCTCGAGCTCGGCCTCTCGCTCTTCCACTTCAGGTACGTGGGGCCAGCCATAGGGCTGGCCATGGGCTGCGGCAAGGATGGGCTGAAGTTCGGTGACATACACAGGACGGTGCTTAGCATGATGACGCCGAGCCAGCTCATCAGGGAGGCCTCGAGGCGCTTCAGGGAGGTTAGCTTTAGGCCGACGCCTTTCCTGGTGGGCATACTATACGCCGAGGGGCCTAGGAGGGCGTTTACCCACGGCGCAACTAACCCTCACCATTGA
- a CDS encoding sulfurtransferase TusA family protein, protein MKVFDYRGKECPEGYVLAMRVIDGLSPGEEAEVLMDSWRCAAMIAYSLKDNRRVKVDVDKEGSVIKFRFTRLSAPT, encoded by the coding sequence TTGAAGGTCTTTGACTACAGGGGGAAGGAGTGCCCCGAGGGCTACGTGCTGGCCATGAGGGTCATAGACGGCCTGTCGCCCGGCGAGGAGGCGGAGGTTTTAATGGACTCGTGGCGCTGCGCCGCCATGATAGCCTACTCGCTAAAGGACAACAGAAGGGTGAAGGTTGACGTCGATAAGGAGGGGAGCGTGATAAAGTTCAGGTTCACGAGGCTGAGCGCCCCTACATAA
- a CDS encoding FAD-dependent oxidoreductase, translated as MKFLRCKPNQVPPSNGKKVAIVGAGTAGLGAAGLLRCKGYDVTIYDMMPEPGGMLIFGIHVDRIPKPPVREGVRELMDAGVEFVLNTKVGNRNLERMDELVKAKNVVDLEDIIKSYDAVLIATGTWTSNKSNVPGEEMPWVYPAMEFLIATHLAKFGYRPWDIVPDIKGDLLVVGGGYTAEDAAYVPRTYPEYKERMKKIVLSYRRTRNEAPMGPMEMTNLEASGVEIWELTVPIAYREEAGKRIARIIRNRLVQVPGERRPRPEPIPGSEFDAYFNFVLEAIGERATPPFEGECCGIKIDPKWGTIVVNKDMMTDRKGVFAAGDVVHGPSQLGPALKSGMDAANAIMRYLSQR; from the coding sequence TTGAAGTTCCTCAGGTGTAAGCCTAACCAGGTGCCCCCAAGCAACGGAAAGAAGGTCGCCATAGTTGGGGCGGGCACGGCTGGCCTTGGGGCAGCTGGGCTGCTCAGGTGCAAGGGCTACGACGTCACGATCTACGACATGATGCCAGAGCCCGGAGGCATGCTCATCTTCGGCATACATGTGGACAGGATACCGAAGCCCCCGGTGAGGGAGGGCGTGAGGGAGCTGATGGACGCCGGCGTCGAGTTCGTGCTCAACACGAAGGTCGGCAACAGGAACCTCGAGAGGATGGACGAGCTGGTGAAGGCTAAGAACGTAGTTGACCTTGAGGATATCATAAAGTCATACGACGCCGTCCTCATAGCCACCGGCACCTGGACGAGCAACAAGTCAAACGTCCCTGGGGAGGAGATGCCCTGGGTCTACCCGGCCATGGAGTTCCTCATAGCCACCCACCTGGCTAAGTTCGGCTACAGGCCCTGGGACATAGTGCCTGACATCAAGGGCGATCTGCTCGTCGTGGGGGGCGGCTACACAGCTGAGGACGCTGCCTACGTGCCGAGGACCTACCCTGAGTACAAGGAGAGGATGAAGAAGATAGTGCTGAGCTACAGGAGGACCAGGAACGAGGCCCCCATGGGGCCCATGGAGATGACAAACCTCGAGGCCTCAGGGGTCGAGATCTGGGAGCTCACCGTGCCTATAGCCTACAGGGAGGAGGCCGGCAAGAGGATTGCAAGGATAATAAGGAACAGGCTGGTGCAGGTCCCAGGCGAGAGGAGGCCTAGGCCTGAGCCCATACCTGGGAGTGAGTTCGACGCATACTTCAACTTCGTCCTAGAGGCCATAGGCGAGAGGGCCACACCGCCCTTCGAGGGCGAGTGCTGCGGCATAAAGATCGACCCGAAGTGGGGTACAATAGTGGTCAACAAGGACATGATGACTGACAGGAAGGGGGTATTCGCCGCAGGCGACGTGGTGCACGGGCCAAGCCAGCTGGGGCCGGCCCTCAAGAGCGGCATGGACGCTGCGAACGCGATAATGAGGTACCTCAGCCAGCGCTAG
- a CDS encoding NUDIX domain-containing protein, whose translation MRKCIVASGILVEGGRALMIWHRKLGVWLYPGGHVEPNETPREAVIREFEEETGLRVEAVGPTYGIGDGEVTDEPMPMVILLETVRYPDETHIHYDLVFRVRRVGGELREGTWMTPEELARAKTYDNVRRAVMLAMALSSKERG comes from the coding sequence TTGAGGAAGTGCATAGTGGCCAGCGGCATCCTGGTCGAGGGCGGCAGGGCCCTCATGATATGGCACAGGAAGCTCGGCGTCTGGCTCTACCCAGGGGGCCACGTGGAGCCCAACGAGACCCCCAGGGAGGCCGTCATAAGGGAGTTCGAGGAGGAGACGGGCCTCAGGGTCGAGGCGGTTGGGCCCACCTACGGCATAGGCGACGGGGAGGTCACGGACGAGCCAATGCCCATGGTCATACTCCTCGAGACCGTGAGGTACCCCGATGAGACCCACATACACTACGACCTGGTCTTCAGGGTCAGGAGGGTCGGCGGGGAGCTGAGGGAGGGCACGTGGATGACGCCTGAGGAGCTCGCCAGGGCTAAAACCTACGATAACGTGAGGAGGGCGGTCATGCTAGCTATGGCCCTCTCCTCCAAGGAGAGGGGCTAG
- the gapN gene encoding NADP-dependent glyceraldehyde-3-phosphate dehydrogenase, which produces MRKAELSLSSELLKGLVRQGDVPAFPYFAAGEWSLEGERLDVMSPIDLRVAAATARPSAQRGLSVLDRVYSVGRRSIRDMPGEERVEVFERAADALEGAREDLVNILIINAGKTRRAAEGEVDASVERLRLAKLDVRRIYGDYVPGDWSHETLETEAIVKREPLGVVAAILPFNYPLFDAVNKVVYSAVAGNAVMVKPAEADPLPALALAKALVDSGFPPEALAVLPMRGRDFGEVIADRRVAAVSFTGSTETGLQVMREAGVKQYVMELGGGDPAIVLSDANVKETASKIVTGITSYSGQRCDSIKYVLAEPEAYDELKEEIVEGLSKVKVGDPRDEGTHMGPLIDVKTADEVIEATKDAVSKGGRVLHGGEKVEELGPNYIKPTLIEVDALRLPELYMYNKEVFASIAAIVKVRDLDEAIALANGRRYGLDAALFGSDLSKIRRAARQLEVGAVYINDYPKHGIGYYPFGGMKDSGIGREGIGYTIDFVAAYKSIVYNYKGRGVWDYL; this is translated from the coding sequence TTGAGGAAAGCGGAGCTGAGTCTCAGCTCGGAGCTGCTGAAGGGGCTCGTAAGGCAGGGCGACGTGCCCGCCTTCCCCTACTTCGCTGCCGGCGAGTGGAGCCTTGAGGGCGAGAGGCTTGACGTCATGTCCCCCATAGACCTTAGGGTCGCCGCTGCGACGGCGAGGCCCTCAGCACAGCGGGGGCTTTCGGTGCTCGACAGGGTTTACTCCGTTGGAAGGAGGAGCATAAGGGACATGCCGGGCGAGGAGAGGGTTGAGGTCTTCGAGAGGGCCGCCGACGCCCTCGAGGGGGCCCGCGAGGACCTGGTCAACATACTCATAATCAATGCTGGTAAGACCAGGAGGGCCGCTGAGGGCGAGGTTGACGCGAGCGTCGAGAGACTTAGGCTCGCAAAGCTTGACGTGAGGAGGATATACGGCGACTACGTTCCAGGTGACTGGTCCCACGAGACCCTTGAGACGGAGGCCATAGTCAAGAGGGAGCCACTCGGCGTCGTAGCTGCCATACTCCCCTTCAACTACCCGCTCTTCGACGCCGTTAACAAGGTCGTCTACTCTGCCGTGGCGGGGAACGCCGTCATGGTTAAGCCTGCCGAGGCTGACCCCCTGCCAGCCCTGGCCCTAGCAAAGGCGCTAGTAGACTCGGGCTTCCCGCCGGAGGCGCTGGCAGTGCTCCCCATGAGGGGCAGGGATTTCGGCGAGGTGATAGCCGACAGGAGGGTGGCGGCAGTCTCCTTCACTGGGAGCACGGAGACGGGCCTCCAGGTCATGAGGGAGGCGGGCGTAAAGCAGTACGTCATGGAGCTCGGGGGAGGGGACCCAGCAATAGTTCTGAGCGACGCCAACGTCAAGGAGACTGCCTCAAAGATAGTGACTGGCATAACGAGCTACTCGGGCCAGAGGTGCGACTCAATAAAGTACGTGCTCGCCGAGCCAGAGGCCTACGACGAGCTGAAGGAGGAGATCGTTGAGGGGCTCTCAAAGGTTAAGGTTGGAGACCCGAGGGATGAGGGCACTCACATGGGGCCGCTAATCGACGTTAAGACCGCTGACGAGGTTATAGAGGCCACGAAGGACGCCGTGTCAAAGGGCGGCAGGGTTCTCCACGGCGGGGAGAAGGTTGAGGAGCTGGGCCCCAACTACATAAAGCCCACTCTCATAGAGGTTGACGCCTTGAGGCTGCCGGAGCTCTACATGTACAACAAGGAGGTCTTCGCCTCCATAGCAGCTATAGTTAAGGTGAGGGACCTGGACGAGGCCATAGCCCTTGCCAACGGCAGGAGGTACGGCCTTGACGCCGCCCTATTCGGCAGCGACCTCTCAAAGATAAGGAGGGCGGCCAGGCAGCTTGAGGTGGGGGCCGTCTACATTAACGACTACCCAAAGCACGGCATAGGCTACTACCCCTTCGGCGGCATGAAGGACTCAGGCATAGGGAGGGAGGGCATAGGGTACACCATAGACTTCGTCGCTGCCTACAAGTCTATAGTGTACAACTACAAGGGCAGGGGCGTGTGGGACTACTTGTAA
- a CDS encoding extracellular solute-binding protein, with protein sequence MKAISAKVTALIVIIVVIVAVAGGALYVVGRRHTTTTASTTTSTSTTSVTATPSTTPSTTLTVATYAGAPAQPLLNAAATVFEEEHPGVKVKVVVFPYDQYISNELTVLQSGQGQYDIVTYTTTTVGQLAPYLLPLNSSVINETDILPPDLNAAGLYRNPLTGNVTWVGVPIQTDGIVILYNKNLFNNATLQQEFYSEYHVQLNPETWGNWTTVLDVDQFFTSHNITKYGVLLYTDQNDLPGDTFLAVFGYYYVHNSTLNCGSPFGVTGFGTLFMGCVPSGWRFPPPSFNNSVGVQALETLKELVSYEPNPTQLQVTFYNSLELLMSGQAVAIAGYLGQLPSIAGTPNASVIGVAPLPGNTIRIGLTYIGVSKYSAHKKLALEFLQLVESPQFQEEAFVQTYVFPSSRHAYQLILSNSSIPLYLRQWAQSALAAANTTAYVAPYFPAITKSVNSQVGEYLFNYITGSMSSPQQALQEAAAALAKAIEAYYSGYSATTSSS encoded by the coding sequence GTGAAGGCAATTTCAGCTAAGGTCACAGCCCTAATAGTCATTATCGTAGTTATAGTTGCCGTCGCTGGTGGGGCCCTATACGTGGTCGGCAGGAGGCACACCACAACTACGGCATCCACTACGACATCCACAAGTACTACCAGCGTCACAGCGACCCCCTCTACGACCCCCTCTACAACTCTGACAGTAGCAACATACGCCGGGGCGCCGGCCCAGCCACTGCTTAACGCTGCGGCCACCGTCTTCGAGGAGGAGCACCCGGGCGTCAAGGTTAAAGTCGTTGTGTTCCCCTACGACCAGTACATAAGCAACGAGCTCACGGTGCTTCAGTCTGGCCAGGGCCAGTACGACATAGTGACGTACACTACTACGACCGTCGGTCAGCTGGCCCCCTACCTGCTGCCCCTCAACTCCTCGGTCATAAATGAGACTGACATACTGCCGCCAGACCTCAATGCCGCTGGGCTTTACCGGAACCCGCTCACGGGCAACGTGACGTGGGTGGGCGTGCCCATACAGACCGACGGCATAGTTATACTCTACAACAAGAACCTGTTCAACAACGCGACCCTTCAGCAGGAGTTCTACAGCGAGTACCACGTACAGCTCAACCCAGAGACCTGGGGCAACTGGACCACGGTGCTTGACGTTGACCAGTTCTTCACATCACACAATATAACTAAGTACGGGGTGCTCCTCTACACTGACCAGAACGATCTGCCGGGGGACACCTTCCTGGCCGTCTTCGGCTACTACTACGTGCACAACTCGACCCTGAACTGCGGCAGCCCCTTCGGCGTTACTGGCTTCGGCACGCTCTTCATGGGATGCGTGCCGAGCGGCTGGAGGTTCCCTCCGCCCTCCTTCAACAACAGCGTCGGCGTGCAGGCCCTTGAAACTCTCAAGGAGCTGGTCAGCTATGAGCCTAACCCGACACAGCTCCAGGTGACATTTTACAACTCGCTTGAGCTCCTCATGAGCGGCCAGGCCGTAGCCATAGCTGGCTACCTGGGCCAGCTGCCGAGCATCGCTGGGACCCCCAACGCCAGCGTAATAGGCGTAGCCCCGCTGCCCGGGAACACCATAAGGATAGGGCTGACGTACATAGGGGTAAGCAAGTACTCGGCCCATAAGAAGCTCGCCCTGGAGTTCCTCCAGCTTGTCGAGTCGCCTCAGTTCCAGGAGGAGGCATTCGTGCAGACCTACGTGTTCCCGTCCTCCAGGCATGCCTATCAGCTGATACTGTCGAACAGCTCAATACCGCTCTACCTGAGGCAGTGGGCCCAGTCAGCATTAGCGGCCGCTAACACCACCGCCTACGTGGCCCCCTACTTCCCGGCGATAACTAAATCGGTCAACAGCCAGGTGGGCGAGTACCTGTTCAACTACATAACTGGGTCCATGTCGAGCCCCCAGCAGGCCCTCCAGGAGGCCGCCGCCGCCCTGGCTAAGGCCATTGAGGCCTACTACAGCGGCTACAGCGCTACCACGAGCTCGTCCTAA